A single genomic interval of Lewinellaceae bacterium harbors:
- a CDS encoding class I SAM-dependent methyltransferase, protein MMELLGKLQCPVTGVPLHLSPDGTHAEADQVRYSTVDGVWQLLPNEFASHRITNYFEHYETDAEVFDYFESSGNQATLHEHRRLQETIIREIPGQATSILDVGCGNAWLAASIIQNRKRSEICSMDLSSANTQNAKKRVHDERHLVIRGDAQHLPFQDNTFDVIVASEVLEHIEEVAKFLQELFRALKPGGRLILTTPYNEVIQYSLCIHCNQKTPLHAHLHSVNEKFIQDQVQESGIHGKVSTQAFLNKLLVMLKGHVVLKYLPYLLWKGADLLANKVIGHQSRLLVTIDKIPRESF, encoded by the coding sequence ATGATGGAATTACTTGGTAAGCTTCAGTGTCCGGTCACCGGAGTTCCATTGCACCTCTCTCCGGATGGCACCCATGCGGAGGCAGACCAGGTGCGATACTCTACTGTTGATGGCGTCTGGCAGCTTTTACCCAATGAATTTGCCAGTCACCGGATAACAAACTATTTCGAACACTATGAAACAGATGCCGAGGTGTTTGATTATTTCGAATCCTCCGGTAATCAGGCTACTCTCCACGAACACCGTCGCCTGCAGGAAACCATCATACGGGAAATACCGGGCCAGGCAACATCAATTCTGGATGTGGGATGCGGAAACGCCTGGCTGGCAGCATCTATCATTCAAAACCGGAAAAGGTCAGAAATTTGTTCGATGGATCTCTCCTCGGCTAATACCCAAAATGCCAAAAAACGTGTCCATGACGAACGCCACCTGGTCATCCGGGGTGACGCACAGCATTTACCCTTCCAGGACAATACCTTTGACGTTATCGTCGCGTCAGAGGTGCTGGAACACATTGAGGAGGTAGCCAAATTCCTGCAGGAATTATTCCGCGCACTCAAACCGGGCGGCAGGCTGATCCTGACCACGCCCTACAATGAAGTCATCCAATATTCACTGTGCATCCATTGCAACCAAAAAACGCCACTGCACGCCCATCTGCACTCGGTCAATGAAAAATTCATACAAGACCAGGTCCAGGAATCCGGTATTCATGGCAAAGTCTCAACGCAGGCATTTCTGAACAAACTACTGGTCATGCTGAAAGGGCATGTTGTGCTGAAATATTTACCTTACCTGCTATGGAAAGGTGCCGATTTACTGGCCAATAAGGTGATTGGGCATCAGAGCCGGCTATTGGTTACTATAGACAAAATACCCAGGGAATCATTTTGA
- a CDS encoding VIT1/CCC1 transporter family protein → MSKKSRALIQNELDAAFLYETLAGLEQEEAIRAIYQQMASIEKRHYTHFLNQEGLNDASAVAFRPSWQARTKAWLAKRFGTSFILGDLIQTEKAIAFGQSPKSSPQARTSLLHHAQILEGIQAQHKTIDPRRLATLESRHRNVGGNALRAAVLGANDGLVSNLSLVMGVAGAAVDNKYILVTGMAGLLAGALSMALGEWLSVQSARELFQRQLDLEGEELANNPEEEQLELSLIYQAKGLSQEQADNLAKEQMKHDENALNVLAREELGIDPEELGGSAWEAAIASFVLFSLGAIIPVLPYFFTQAPRATWLSIGLSGIGLFGIGALITLMTGKSVWVSGMRQVLFGAMAAAITFGIGHLLGVSLGG, encoded by the coding sequence ATATCTAAAAAGTCCCGGGCCCTCATCCAAAATGAGCTCGATGCGGCATTTCTTTATGAGACCCTGGCCGGATTGGAACAAGAGGAAGCCATCCGGGCAATATACCAGCAAATGGCATCGATTGAAAAGCGTCATTACACTCATTTCCTTAACCAGGAAGGTTTAAATGATGCATCTGCTGTGGCCTTCCGCCCCTCCTGGCAAGCCAGGACCAAAGCCTGGCTGGCAAAGCGTTTCGGCACTTCCTTTATTTTGGGAGACCTCATCCAAACAGAAAAGGCCATTGCTTTTGGCCAGTCACCCAAGTCTTCACCTCAAGCCAGAACCAGCCTGCTCCATCATGCCCAAATCCTGGAAGGAATCCAGGCTCAGCATAAGACCATTGACCCCCGGCGTTTAGCCACCCTGGAATCACGACACCGCAATGTGGGTGGCAATGCCCTCCGCGCCGCTGTTCTGGGCGCCAACGACGGATTGGTTTCCAACCTGAGTTTGGTCATGGGCGTGGCTGGAGCAGCTGTCGACAACAAATACATCCTGGTCACCGGGATGGCAGGACTCCTTGCCGGCGCCCTCTCTATGGCACTGGGTGAGTGGCTGTCCGTACAGAGCGCCCGTGAACTCTTTCAGCGGCAGCTCGACCTGGAGGGTGAGGAATTAGCCAACAACCCTGAAGAAGAACAACTTGAACTATCACTGATTTACCAGGCCAAAGGATTAAGCCAGGAACAAGCTGACAACCTGGCCAAAGAACAGATGAAGCATGATGAGAATGCGTTGAATGTATTGGCCCGCGAAGAGTTGGGTATTGATCCGGAGGAGCTTGGGGGCTCAGCCTGGGAAGCAGCCATCGCTTCATTTGTGTTGTTCTCCCTGGGTGCGATCATTCCGGTACTACCCTATTTCTTCACCCAGGCACCCCGGGCTACCTGGTTAAGCATCGGACTAAGCGGCATTGGACTTTTCGGAATCGGTGCCTTGATCACCCTCATGACCGGCAAATCAGTATGGGTGTCCGGCATGAGACAGGTCCTTTTCGGAGCTATGGCTGCAGCTATTACCTTTGGCATCGGTCACTTGCTTGGGGTAAGCCTGGGCGGATAA
- a CDS encoding YceI family protein, translating into MAFWNAGIIVWLFIMTQQSTRYVLTSGTIYFRSDAPLEIIEAKSEMLEGVLDISTNSYAFSVRNSSFKGFNSPLQQEHFYENYMETDHYATSTFTGKILDPIDLTKEGEYIVRAKGILQIHGVNQERIIKSKLTVLTDRLIIRSQFTVPLEDHKITIPRIVYQKIAEEIQVTVEAEFKAQ; encoded by the coding sequence ATGGCATTCTGGAATGCAGGCATTATCGTATGGCTGTTTATTATGACCCAGCAGTCTACGCGGTATGTACTTACTTCAGGTACCATTTACTTCCGTTCGGATGCCCCGTTGGAGATCATAGAAGCAAAATCCGAAATGTTGGAAGGGGTGCTGGACATATCTACGAATTCCTATGCATTTTCTGTCAGGAATAGTTCTTTTAAAGGATTTAACAGCCCACTGCAGCAGGAGCATTTTTATGAAAATTACATGGAGACGGACCATTATGCAACCAGTACTTTCACCGGTAAGATCCTGGATCCGATAGACCTGACCAAAGAAGGTGAATACATTGTGCGGGCAAAGGGTATCCTTCAGATCCACGGTGTCAATCAGGAGCGGATCATAAAAAGTAAATTAACCGTACTGACCGATCGTCTTATCATTCGCAGTCAATTCACGGTTCCGCTGGAAGATCATAAGATCACGATACCCCGTATCGTTTACCAAAAAATAGCTGAAGAGATCCAGGTTACGGTGGAGGCCGAGTTCAAAGCGCAATGA
- a CDS encoding histidine kinase has translation MNRIYQLAGEQLCLMLIFLGAYGSVYGQYHIREVQLPENLRRHSIHCQLQTSKGLMLFGTSEGLYQYDGWRFDHISGDSMLSQNITAVFEDADETIWVGTETGVIGRAQQCGALTLEPWLIEEGHPHVRITSILRDKAGILWIATYGEGVYAWTGSRLYNFNEDDGLPANEIYQMAQGPKEGVWVGTDLGLIHCSYTSNHKWVRTLTTGLGLPDHIIPSVRVYGARIWFGTFDLGFGWVDSSTQQIEHLTPDWSGGSIASMLFLSQDHGFIGTAEGGLWEMDGDRITPVQFSPKLSGKVSIDQLWLDHEGVVWMIVNEQYIYNFLPAMQRWEHYLGDIQSLAYLDEDTICLGKVDGLALTRINEDGNLQVIREVLPGSNVISLYADEDRYVYAGTFGQGVYVLDPKFQLVAHWDESTGFLNGSILSITRQGDFLWFATLAGTSRVQYRPKKSKGPVIQNFTKAQGLPSNYIYQVRTDHRGRLWIATDGAGVSVLENDHFTHYPTAVVKRSGGYDTLSIGNVYSMAEDNNGHLWLNTANNGIIGLDINVSGDPHSDKQVSPRASEVSILAWSGAHLIMVDRDGVEAFYPGSNSITYFEESAGIKDLVLNINASWNDDSHGVWFVSNQSLFHYQETPAKWFQPTPVIKEIQIIDGGANLVHTNQFGYDQNHLRISYAGIWFTEPENLLFSYRLLGSDTTWRRTRDHQAFFLNLDPGNYEFQVKASAHGDFTSSEKSSYAFTIGKPFWLTWWFITLMTVSVFALLLGVIKWREYVVNQRSAMEKHQIEAELATIKNQINPHFLFNSFNTLAAAIEENQDLAIEYVEHLADFYRKILLFGDSQKIELSEELKIVDEFCSILQYRYGNQLIIDKQPMSHEGQIVPMSLQRLIENAIKHNEISRQKPLTITLFRKEDYVGVSNPVQRKWTKESSTGFGLESIRKQYRFLTAKPIHIMQNENRFTVEIPILTNE, from the coding sequence ATGAACAGGATATATCAATTGGCCGGAGAACAGCTATGCCTGATGCTCATCTTCCTGGGGGCGTATGGTTCCGTATATGGCCAATACCACATTCGTGAGGTTCAGCTTCCTGAAAACTTACGTAGACATTCCATTCATTGTCAGCTTCAGACATCCAAAGGGTTGATGCTATTCGGCACTTCAGAAGGACTTTATCAGTACGATGGATGGCGATTTGATCACATTTCCGGCGACAGCATGCTTTCACAGAATATCACGGCTGTTTTCGAGGATGCCGACGAAACAATTTGGGTTGGCACTGAAACGGGAGTCATAGGTAGAGCCCAACAATGTGGTGCCCTGACCCTCGAGCCCTGGCTTATCGAGGAAGGGCATCCGCATGTCAGAATAACTTCGATACTAAGGGATAAGGCGGGGATCCTCTGGATTGCCACGTATGGTGAAGGTGTTTATGCCTGGACTGGCAGCCGGCTTTATAATTTCAATGAAGATGACGGCTTACCGGCTAACGAGATCTACCAAATGGCGCAAGGCCCCAAAGAAGGCGTATGGGTAGGTACAGATCTGGGTTTGATCCATTGTTCATATACCTCCAATCATAAATGGGTCAGAACCCTTACTACGGGCCTTGGGCTACCGGACCATATCATACCATCTGTACGGGTTTATGGCGCACGGATCTGGTTTGGCACATTTGATCTGGGATTTGGCTGGGTAGACTCTTCAACTCAGCAAATTGAACATCTGACACCGGATTGGTCAGGTGGAAGTATTGCATCCATGTTATTTCTATCACAAGATCATGGTTTCATAGGGACTGCGGAAGGTGGATTGTGGGAAATGGATGGTGACCGGATTACCCCCGTTCAATTTTCTCCGAAATTGTCCGGTAAGGTATCCATCGATCAATTGTGGCTGGATCACGAGGGGGTGGTCTGGATGATCGTCAACGAACAATATATTTATAACTTTCTTCCGGCCATGCAGCGCTGGGAACATTACCTGGGTGATATACAAAGCTTGGCTTACCTGGATGAGGATACAATCTGTCTGGGGAAGGTGGACGGATTGGCCCTGACCCGGATTAATGAGGACGGCAATCTGCAAGTCATTCGTGAGGTATTACCGGGTAGTAATGTCATCAGTCTTTATGCCGATGAAGACCGTTATGTGTACGCCGGAACTTTCGGGCAGGGTGTTTATGTGCTGGACCCGAAGTTCCAACTGGTTGCCCATTGGGATGAATCCACAGGTTTTTTAAACGGATCGATCCTGTCCATTACCCGTCAGGGTGATTTTCTGTGGTTTGCCACCCTTGCAGGTACGAGCAGAGTGCAGTATCGTCCGAAAAAGTCAAAAGGACCCGTAATCCAAAATTTTACCAAAGCACAGGGACTGCCTTCCAATTACATCTATCAGGTTCGAACAGATCATCGCGGACGGCTTTGGATCGCTACGGACGGAGCCGGTGTGTCGGTATTGGAAAACGATCATTTTACCCATTATCCCACTGCTGTCGTGAAAAGATCAGGAGGGTATGATACCCTGTCGATCGGCAACGTATACAGCATGGCAGAAGACAATAACGGTCATCTCTGGCTCAATACGGCCAATAATGGAATTATTGGGTTGGATATCAATGTTTCCGGAGACCCGCATTCCGATAAGCAGGTCAGCCCGAGGGCGAGTGAAGTAAGCATTCTGGCCTGGTCCGGAGCTCACCTGATTATGGTAGATCGTGATGGAGTCGAAGCTTTTTATCCCGGCAGTAACAGTATCACCTATTTTGAAGAAAGCGCTGGAATCAAGGATCTGGTATTAAACATTAATGCATCCTGGAATGATGATTCCCACGGTGTATGGTTTGTTTCCAACCAAAGCTTGTTTCACTACCAGGAAACGCCTGCGAAATGGTTTCAACCTACGCCGGTGATTAAAGAGATCCAGATCATCGATGGTGGAGCAAATCTGGTGCATACCAATCAATTCGGTTATGATCAGAATCACCTGCGGATCAGTTATGCCGGCATCTGGTTTACCGAACCGGAGAATCTCCTCTTTTCTTATCGCCTGCTGGGCAGTGATACGACCTGGCGGAGAACCAGGGACCATCAGGCTTTCTTTCTGAATCTGGATCCGGGGAACTATGAATTTCAGGTCAAAGCTTCCGCTCACGGTGATTTCACTTCAAGTGAGAAATCCAGTTATGCATTCACGATCGGCAAACCCTTCTGGCTCACCTGGTGGTTTATCACTCTGATGACAGTATCGGTCTTTGCCTTACTTCTCGGGGTGATCAAATGGAGGGAATATGTCGTCAATCAGCGCAGTGCCATGGAGAAGCATCAGATTGAGGCGGAACTGGCTACCATTAAGAATCAGATCAACCCCCATTTTCTATTTAACAGTTTCAATACCCTGGCGGCGGCCATTGAAGAAAATCAAGACCTGGCAATTGAGTACGTGGAGCACCTGGCCGACTTTTACCGGAAGATCCTCCTTTTCGGAGACAGCCAGAAAATCGAGTTGAGTGAAGAACTTAAGATCGTGGATGAGTTCTGTTCTATCCTTCAATACCGCTATGGAAATCAGCTCATCATCGATAAGCAACCGATGTCTCATGAAGGACAGATCGTCCCGATGAGCTTGCAGCGGTTGATCGAAAATGCAATCAAACACAATGAGATATCCAGGCAGAAGCCATTGACCATCACCTTGTTTAGAAAAGAGGATTATGTAGGGGTTTCCAACCCGGTACAACGAAAATGGACCAAGGAATCTTCTACCGGGTTTGGCCTGGAAAGCATCCGTAAACAATACCGCTTTCTCACGGCTAAACCTATCCACATTATGCAGAATGAAAATCGATTTACCGTAGAAATACCCATTCTAACCAATGAATGA
- a CDS encoding response regulator transcription factor: protein MKVLIIEDEHAAAKRLMNMLHEIDDTIEIEGVTDTIVSSLEWLESHKEVDLLFMDIHLADGSSFKIFDHIDIQKPIIFTTAYDQYAIEAFRVNALDYLLKPIKKAELQVALQKYTDRLQRAAFDYRELAQSLLKEEPAKRFLIKVGQSYHVVDILDVAYFYTQDKITFLVTNQGKRYPIEYSLEKLDELVDSKLFFRINRQFIINYQAIHEMHAYSKSRVKIVLEPACKIDSIVSTERSPVFKKWITGDLESGEL from the coding sequence ATGAAAGTATTAATTATTGAAGACGAACATGCCGCTGCCAAGCGATTGATGAATATGCTGCATGAGATTGACGATACCATCGAAATAGAAGGTGTGACGGACACCATTGTGAGCAGTCTGGAATGGCTGGAGTCCCATAAAGAAGTGGATTTGCTTTTTATGGATATCCATCTTGCTGATGGCAGCAGTTTCAAGATCTTTGATCACATCGATATTCAGAAACCGATCATTTTTACGACCGCCTACGATCAGTATGCGATTGAGGCCTTCCGGGTCAATGCACTGGATTATCTCCTGAAACCTATAAAGAAAGCCGAACTTCAGGTGGCCCTTCAGAAATATACCGACCGTCTGCAGCGCGCTGCTTTTGATTACCGCGAACTGGCCCAGAGTCTGTTAAAGGAAGAACCAGCCAAACGGTTTCTGATCAAAGTTGGTCAGAGTTACCATGTGGTGGACATCCTGGATGTAGCCTATTTTTATACCCAGGATAAAATCACATTCCTGGTTACCAATCAGGGTAAGCGATATCCCATCGAATATTCCCTGGAGAAACTGGATGAGCTGGTGGATTCGAAACTCTTTTTCCGCATCAACCGTCAATTCATCATTAACTATCAGGCGATTCATGAGATGCATGCCTACTCCAAGTCAAGGGTAAAGATCGTTCTTGAACCGGCTTGTAAAATTGACAGCATTGTCAGTACGGAGCGGTCACCGGTATTTAAAAAATGGATCACCGGAGATCTGGAGAGCGGTGAATTATAA
- a CDS encoding YceI family protein produces the protein MKKGIFALSIMLLGASALMGQKYFTKDGKVSFYSDAPMEKIEAHNTKAASVIDASSGQMEFAVLIKAFQFEKALMQEHFNENYMESSTYPKASFKGKLEDPGNVKMNQDGTYQTNVSGELTIHGVTKNVTTPATFTVKDGQVVGKATFTILIEDYGVKIPAVVKDKIAREVKIDIESQYLPMDDKS, from the coding sequence ATGAAAAAAGGAATTTTCGCATTGAGCATAATGCTGTTAGGCGCTTCTGCCTTAATGGGACAGAAGTATTTTACCAAGGATGGCAAGGTCTCTTTTTACTCGGATGCACCGATGGAGAAGATCGAAGCACACAATACCAAGGCGGCCAGTGTGATTGATGCCTCGAGCGGGCAGATGGAGTTTGCCGTTCTTATCAAGGCTTTTCAATTTGAAAAGGCGCTGATGCAGGAGCACTTCAATGAAAATTACATGGAAAGCAGTACCTATCCGAAAGCTTCATTTAAAGGTAAATTGGAGGATCCCGGTAATGTGAAAATGAATCAGGATGGTACCTATCAGACGAATGTTTCAGGAGAGTTGACCATCCATGGGGTAACCAAGAATGTTACTACACCGGCAACCTTTACCGTAAAGGACGGTCAGGTCGTCGGCAAGGCCACTTTTACAATCCTTATTGAAGATTATGGTGTCAAAATTCCTGCCGTGGTCAAGGACAAAATTGCCCGAGAGGTCAAAATTGACATCGAGTCCCAATATTTACCCATGGATGACAAAAGTTGA
- a CDS encoding DUF255 domain-containing protein — translation MHYLFYLILPYFFISNPTPVTPTAAEEIHWITWDEAVQLNASNPKKVFVDVYTDWCGWCKRMDATTFKDPKVVEYISKNYYAVKLDAEQKEDIVFQGNTFKWIAAGRNGIHQLAYALLDGKMSYPSYVTLDESFARILISPGYKQADGLMKELVYASEEKYKTMTFAEFQKAR, via the coding sequence ATGCACTATCTTTTTTATCTGATTTTGCCCTACTTTTTTATTTCAAATCCGACACCGGTTACTCCAACCGCAGCGGAAGAAATCCACTGGATTACCTGGGATGAGGCCGTCCAACTGAATGCTTCCAATCCCAAGAAGGTATTTGTAGATGTGTACACCGACTGGTGTGGATGGTGCAAACGGATGGATGCTACAACCTTTAAGGACCCGAAAGTAGTCGAGTATATTTCCAAGAATTATTACGCAGTTAAACTGGATGCTGAGCAGAAAGAAGATATTGTTTTCCAGGGAAATACCTTCAAATGGATTGCTGCCGGACGTAATGGTATCCACCAGCTCGCTTATGCGCTGCTGGACGGTAAGATGAGTTACCCTTCCTATGTCACACTGGATGAGAGTTTTGCGCGTATCCTGATCTCTCCCGGATATAAGCAGGCCGATGGTTTAATGAAAGAATTGGTTTATGCCAGTGAAGAGAAGTACAAGACCATGACCTTCGCAGAATTCCAGAAAGCGAGATAG
- a CDS encoding carboxypeptidase-like regulatory domain-containing protein, translated as MIAWWVLQMPAFTQQVIRSQCPLPTLLNEIEKKLNIRFAYDASALASVYFDTTQVQNHPDKILEDLLADNQFECQRLSDKQYLIRTHPPRENASRSDHLILSGRVRDAWTGDYLENVAVFTTDLRHGTTTDSMGRFTLACNEQSGQVAFQLLGYGDLRVNQNQISNKLSISLIPQIQEMPEILIASKPPPIGYSSKSTAIQWRPNEMLAMGLGGLQSDVLRSMQWLPGVNTGDDLNALPGVRSNEPDQNLILLNDMPLLKVDHYFGIFSALPPNLVQDVTWYRSYFPANYGGRTASIINLNTLEPSLQNPGWSGQITWDNLTTSGVARGPLSKHLYATVAGRSTYYNLSSDGLFNFLYEKPTEDYFEYPGENPIRNTLNIRETQPSFQFYDGYAGIEGHWLNTSLRLQYFTGYDDFNNLSNNGFAIPNRDEHVLYKSALSETSTWKNQAAGFYLDHRFASGIVWKNWINYTSHSSEAANQLNLDRIEGVQYPPIKLDVSDSFFNNSSLAEAQTEVDFTLNPQQQLKVGLQASQMDNWVDFNLEALPSLNVELQGRTFQSYGEYIFERKGWKMEAGLRGIYYSVTKQIQFEPRWYLEYESPTGHRFHLAAGNYHQYLRSSNHEDRYNRSFEFFILADGDRFPVLGSWQFTGGWTWQKEDWRVEAEAFYHDLTGWLEYAQEMPGVDSKNPVRSSTYKLYDGSAKQFGIDVLLRHDAIHWPGWIAYTLSKAEQSIPEINQGAYYPSQNDRRHQLKIVQEYQNKRWSLWAGYQYVSGKPYLNILSVGETPRRDINIRRAYVYLPAYQRFDLGASYRLPVKNSNLLFSAGVYNLFNHNNVEYRQYVLSLEGSPNTNLPNQNYILGNDVSLLPITPYFSVSWKF; from the coding sequence ATGATTGCGTGGTGGGTGTTGCAGATGCCAGCATTCACGCAACAGGTTATACGCTCCCAATGCCCTTTACCTACCCTACTGAACGAAATTGAGAAAAAATTAAACATCCGGTTTGCCTACGATGCTTCGGCATTAGCTTCCGTATATTTTGATACGACCCAGGTTCAGAACCATCCGGACAAAATTCTTGAAGATTTATTGGCTGACAACCAGTTTGAGTGCCAACGGCTTTCAGACAAACAATACCTGATCAGGACACATCCTCCCAGAGAGAATGCGAGCCGATCTGATCACCTTATCCTCTCAGGAAGGGTTCGTGATGCCTGGACCGGGGATTATCTTGAGAACGTTGCCGTTTTCACCACGGATCTTCGTCATGGGACTACCACAGATTCGATGGGCCGGTTCACTCTGGCCTGCAATGAACAGTCCGGACAGGTAGCTTTTCAACTGCTTGGATATGGTGATCTGCGGGTTAACCAAAATCAAATTTCAAACAAACTATCCATCTCGCTGATCCCACAGATTCAGGAAATGCCTGAAATCCTGATCGCTTCCAAACCTCCTCCCATCGGATACAGCTCAAAAAGCACAGCAATCCAATGGCGTCCCAATGAAATGCTGGCTATGGGATTGGGAGGCCTGCAATCGGATGTACTGCGATCCATGCAATGGCTACCAGGTGTCAATACCGGTGACGACCTGAATGCGTTGCCGGGAGTCCGTAGCAATGAGCCGGATCAAAACCTGATCTTACTGAATGATATGCCTCTCTTAAAAGTAGATCACTATTTCGGCATTTTTAGCGCCCTGCCGCCCAATCTGGTTCAGGATGTCACCTGGTACCGTTCATATTTTCCGGCAAATTACGGCGGACGCACGGCTTCCATCATCAATTTAAATACACTTGAGCCCTCTCTGCAGAATCCGGGATGGAGCGGACAGATAACCTGGGACAATCTCACCACCTCAGGAGTGGCGCGGGGCCCCCTGTCAAAACATTTGTACGCCACAGTAGCCGGTCGTTCCACCTATTACAACCTTTCTTCAGACGGCCTTTTTAACTTTCTTTATGAAAAACCCACAGAAGATTACTTTGAATACCCGGGTGAAAACCCCATCCGCAACACCCTGAATATCCGGGAAACACAGCCTTCCTTCCAGTTTTATGATGGATACGCCGGTATTGAAGGGCACTGGCTAAACACTTCGCTTCGCCTGCAATACTTCACTGGCTACGATGATTTCAATAATCTGAGCAATAATGGCTTTGCGATCCCTAATCGCGATGAACATGTCCTGTATAAATCCGCTTTGAGTGAAACCAGTACCTGGAAAAACCAGGCTGCAGGGTTTTACCTGGACCATCGCTTTGCATCGGGGATTGTCTGGAAGAATTGGATCAATTACACCTCACATTCCAGTGAGGCCGCTAACCAGCTGAACCTGGACCGGATCGAAGGTGTGCAGTATCCTCCGATCAAACTTGATGTTTCCGACTCATTTTTCAACAATTCTTCGCTGGCAGAAGCACAGACGGAAGTTGATTTTACCTTGAACCCGCAACAACAGCTAAAAGTAGGTTTACAGGCATCCCAAATGGACAACTGGGTGGATTTTAATCTGGAAGCACTGCCATCCTTAAATGTTGAACTGCAGGGACGGACATTCCAGTCCTATGGCGAATATATTTTTGAGCGCAAGGGGTGGAAAATGGAAGCGGGCTTGCGAGGCATTTATTATTCGGTAACCAAACAAATCCAGTTCGAACCCCGGTGGTACCTGGAATATGAATCGCCGACAGGTCACCGGTTTCATCTGGCTGCCGGGAATTACCACCAGTATCTACGCAGTTCAAATCATGAAGACCGGTACAACCGGAGTTTTGAATTCTTCATCCTGGCAGACGGAGATCGTTTTCCTGTCCTTGGGTCCTGGCAGTTTACCGGAGGCTGGACCTGGCAAAAAGAGGACTGGAGGGTAGAAGCCGAAGCATTTTATCATGACCTCACCGGTTGGTTGGAATATGCTCAGGAAATGCCCGGGGTGGACAGCAAGAACCCGGTAAGATCCAGTACCTATAAACTCTATGACGGATCAGCAAAACAATTTGGCATCGATGTTTTATTACGTCACGACGCCATCCATTGGCCAGGCTGGATCGCTTATACCCTTAGCAAAGCGGAACAATCCATTCCTGAGATCAACCAGGGCGCCTATTATCCATCTCAAAATGATCGCCGGCACCAGTTGAAAATTGTCCAGGAATACCAGAATAAACGATGGTCACTCTGGGCGGGATATCAATATGTCAGCGGAAAACCCTATCTCAACATTCTTAGCGTGGGCGAGACGCCCCGCAGGGATATCAACATCCGGCGAGCCTATGTTTACCTCCCGGCATACCAGCGATTTGACTTGGGTGCCAGTTACCGGTTGCCCGTTAAAAATTCCAACCTCTTGTTCTCAGCTGGCGTTTATAATCTGTTCAACCACAACAATGTTGAATACCGGCAATATGTCCTCAGCCTGGAAGGCTCTCCCAATACAAATCTTCCAAATCAAAATTACATCCTGGGCAACGATGTATCGTTGCTGCCCATCACTCCATACTTTTCGGTGAGCTGGAAATTCTAG